A section of the Virgibacillus sp. NKC19-3 genome encodes:
- a CDS encoding DUF4870 domain-containing protein: MSKNNNVLASLNYFGIFFAPFLFPLVMMLVTKDDKVRFHAKRAILSHSLILIIIIVVMGLSTIFYLFHPAKLTAGVLVIGYLVASVISVILFIWNVVQGVEAVTSNNIAR; this comes from the coding sequence ATGAGTAAAAATAATAACGTTTTGGCGTCACTAAATTATTTTGGCATTTTTTTTGCTCCGTTTTTATTTCCACTTGTTATGATGCTTGTAACCAAAGATGATAAAGTACGGTTTCACGCAAAACGAGCAATCTTATCTCATTCGCTCATACTTATCATAATAATCGTAGTGATGGGGTTAAGTACGATCTTTTATCTTTTTCATCCAGCGAAATTGACAGCTGGTGTTTTGGTAATTGGTTACCTCGTAGCAAGTGTAATAAGTGTCATTCTTTTTATATGGAATGTGGTACAGGGCGTTGAAGCGGTGACTTCAAACAACATTGCTAGATAG
- a CDS encoding DMT family transporter encodes MLIIVGMIAGMMVPMQTAVNNRLTVFTKAVLPTSFYSFLTGTIILFIINLIVDPGKFTLSFFGSQSYSYVWFAGGVLGVIFLTGNILLLPRIGAALTVIVTVTGQMVIGIFIDTFGWFDADVKPLHVMHIVGVLLLIAGIIYMNVKKRGAVTKSSSLLWILFGLGTGMMPPMQTAINSSLRYEVDSFIYAAFISFLVGTIVLFMMAILIHKGIKLTRTSGDMTLKPWHFAGGVLGAAYIASNIMLMPYLGVTLTLMSTILGQIVMGLVIDHFGMFNLPKYPVDQRRVIAVLMIISGIALLNFF; translated from the coding sequence ATGTTAATTATCGTGGGAATGATTGCTGGTATGATGGTTCCTATGCAGACTGCGGTAAATAATCGGCTGACGGTATTTACAAAAGCTGTTTTGCCGACATCTTTTTACTCTTTTTTAACGGGGACTATTATTCTATTTATCATTAATCTTATCGTGGATCCTGGCAAATTCACGCTTTCATTTTTTGGGTCCCAATCATACTCTTATGTCTGGTTTGCAGGCGGTGTATTGGGTGTTATTTTTTTGACAGGGAATATTCTGTTATTACCCAGAATCGGTGCAGCTTTGACGGTTATTGTGACAGTCACAGGACAAATGGTCATCGGTATTTTTATTGATACATTTGGCTGGTTTGATGCAGACGTAAAGCCTTTGCATGTGATGCATATTGTTGGTGTACTCCTATTAATTGCCGGGATTATTTATATGAACGTGAAAAAAAGGGGAGCTGTTACAAAGAGTTCTTCCCTCCTTTGGATTTTATTCGGCTTAGGTACAGGAATGATGCCGCCGATGCAAACAGCTATCAACAGCAGTTTGCGATATGAGGTAGATTCCTTTATTTACGCGGCTTTCATATCATTTCTTGTAGGCACCATCGTGTTATTTATGATGGCAATCCTTATTCATAAGGGAATCAAATTAACACGTACTTCCGGAGATATGACATTAAAGCCATGGCATTTTGCCGGTGGTGTTCTTGGTGCTGCATATATTGCTTCCAATATTATGTTAATGCCTTACCTTGGTGTAACACTGACGTTGATGTCTACGATTTTAGGGCAAATTGTTATGGGGCTCGTCATCGATCACTTTGGCATGTTTAACTTACCGAAATATCCGGTTGATCAAAGAAGAGTGATTGCTGTATTGATGATTATCAGTGGCATTGCATTATTAAATTTCTTTTAA
- a CDS encoding PadR family transcriptional regulator gives MPKKSKFSEPSLLILISLAEKNRHGYAIMEDIEESYNIKIGPGTLYGAISRLEKWGYIRVLTSEEHKKPYKLTEEGQQYVTEQIKEMQKVTNLGLKRLGLV, from the coding sequence GTGCCTAAAAAAAGTAAATTCTCAGAACCTAGCTTGCTCATTTTGATAAGCCTTGCTGAGAAGAACCGTCATGGTTATGCCATTATGGAAGACATTGAGGAAAGTTATAACATCAAAATAGGACCAGGGACATTATATGGAGCTATTTCTCGTTTAGAGAAATGGGGATATATACGTGTGCTTACGTCTGAAGAACATAAAAAACCATACAAACTGACAGAGGAAGGACAACAATACGTAACGGAACAAATTAAAGAAATGCAAAAGGTAACGAATCTTGGTTTAAAAAGGCTTGGTCTAGTATGA
- the proC gene encoding pyrroline-5-carboxylate reductase, whose amino-acid sequence MNKNIAFIGAGSMAEAIISGIVKAEILHKEQIIVTNKNNQERVRQLQQKYEIRSMMDKEKVVREADIIILATKPYDLKNAVETIKAYIKPNQLIISVIAGISTDHISDLIEGDFPVVRTMPNTSATIGYSATAVTAGKFATEEHLEQAKALFQTIGTTTIVDEADMHTVTGISGSGPAYIYYFVEAMEKAAVEFGLDQDVARKLVIQTIVGAGEMLQHSGESASTLRKKITSPAGTTAAGIDTLDQYHFEEIMKQCVQSARERSIELGKKE is encoded by the coding sequence ATGAATAAAAACATTGCATTTATTGGTGCAGGATCGATGGCAGAAGCAATTATTTCAGGCATTGTGAAGGCTGAGATATTACATAAGGAGCAAATAATCGTTACAAATAAAAATAATCAGGAGCGTGTGCGTCAGCTTCAACAAAAATATGAAATCCGGAGTATGATGGATAAAGAGAAAGTAGTGCGTGAAGCAGATATTATTATCCTTGCTACGAAGCCATATGATCTAAAAAATGCGGTTGAGACCATAAAAGCATATATCAAGCCGAATCAGTTGATTATTTCCGTCATTGCTGGAATTTCTACAGATCATATTTCCGACTTAATCGAAGGTGATTTCCCGGTAGTACGTACCATGCCCAATACCTCTGCTACCATTGGCTATTCCGCAACAGCAGTTACGGCAGGCAAATTCGCTACAGAGGAACATCTCGAACAAGCGAAGGCGTTGTTTCAAACCATTGGAACCACAACCATTGTCGATGAAGCAGACATGCACACGGTTACAGGCATCTCTGGAAGTGGACCAGCATATATTTATTATTTCGTGGAAGCCATGGAAAAAGCTGCTGTTGAATTTGGACTGGATCAAGATGTTGCGCGCAAGCTTGTTATCCAAACGATTGTAGGGGCAGGTGAAATGCTCCAACATTCCGGTGAATCCGCATCTACATTACGAAAAAAAATCACCAGCCCAGCAGGAACAACAGCCGCCGGCATTGACACTTTAGATCAGTATCACTTTGAAGAAATTATGAAGCAATGCGTGCAAAGTGCAAGAGAGCGTTCGATTGAATTGGGTAAGAAGGAGTAA